One Candidatus Cetobacterium colombiensis genomic window carries:
- a CDS encoding sulfite exporter TauE/SafE family protein, translated as MLKDILFLAVVFLTNIIQGITGFAGTVLAMPPGIFLQGIDTAKMVLNILGILSSIWIIFISYKDIDWKEVKKILIFMIIGVALGMKLFTLLPLGFLLKIYAFFIILMALKGIFIKGEIQTPKWVLIGVILLAGVVHGMFVSGGPLIMIYVAKKLKSKSSFRATLAVVWIVLNSYLAFSHYNQGVFTPENIKLLWMSIPPFAFGMIAGNILHYKMSQASFLKLSYILLSISGMALIVK; from the coding sequence ATGCTAAAGGATATTTTATTCTTAGCGGTAGTTTTCCTTACAAATATAATCCAGGGGATAACAGGCTTTGCAGGAACTGTTCTTGCAATGCCCCCTGGTATTTTTTTACAAGGAATTGATACTGCAAAAATGGTTCTTAATATTTTAGGAATACTATCTTCAATTTGGATTATTTTTATTTCATATAAAGATATTGATTGGAAAGAAGTAAAGAAAATTTTAATTTTTATGATAATAGGTGTAGCTTTAGGAATGAAACTCTTTACTCTTTTACCCTTAGGATTTTTATTGAAAATATATGCTTTTTTTATAATTTTAATGGCTTTAAAAGGAATTTTTATAAAGGGAGAAATTCAAACTCCAAAATGGGTTTTAATAGGTGTAATTCTTTTAGCTGGAGTTGTTCACGGAATGTTTGTTTCGGGTGGACCTTTAATAATGATTTATGTAGCTAAAAAGCTAAAATCAAAAAGCAGCTTTAGAGCTACTTTAGCCGTTGTATGGATAGTATTAAATAGTTATTTAGCTTTTTCACATTATAATCAAGGAGTATTCACTCCTGAAAATATAAAACTTCTTTGGATGAGCATTCCGCCTTTTGCTTTTGGAATGATTGCAGGAAATATATTACATTACAAAATGTCACAAGCAAGCTTTTTGAAGCTATCATACATTTTATTATCAATCTCAGGAATGGCTTTAATAGTTAAATAG
- a CDS encoding alpha-glucosidase: MILNNNKNEFEISINGVSVIKHSSENPFIFIGKGEANYDMYRGNFKITDYLEERIPLKNFEVTKNEKNHFEINLFDHHQLKLTLIGKQKEGKTKIYFSSEDKFDNRIWIRIVAEEDEKIYGCGEQLSYFNLRGKNFPLWTSEPGVGRNKNTYTTWQADVKDKAGGDYYNTNYPEPTYISTRKYYCHLESTAYLDFDFRNKKFHELQCWNIPEFILFETGKTFLDIQEKLTANFGRQPKLPEWVYDGLILGLQGGTEVVLDKLNKALDAGIKVSGVWCQDWQGKRITSFGKRLNWNWKWSPEEYPNLDVEIKKLKERGIKFLGYINPYVIEGYDLYEEAKANGYLATKLDGSDYTVDFGEFYCGVVDFTNPKACEWYKNVIKTNLIDFGLDGWMADFGEYLPTDCKLSNGLSAEVMHNAWPAMWAKINYEAVKEAGKLEEIVYFMRAGFTGTQKYCTLIWAGDQSVDFSLDDGLASVIPAALSVGMTGNGLSHSDIGGYTSLHGNKRNRELLLRWAEMAAFTPVMRTHEGNRPDDNYQHDGDIGAMKFFARITDIYTSLKPYMKTLVEENTKYGIPVQRPIFFHYENDLRSYDIKYQYLLGEDLLVAPVHQEYMEKWNVYLPEDNWVHLWTGEEYTGGDYEVSARLGYPPVFYKKNSKWKSLFQEIGAK, from the coding sequence ATGATACTTAATAATAATAAAAATGAATTTGAAATCTCAATAAATGGAGTGTCTGTAATAAAACATTCTTCTGAAAATCCTTTTATCTTTATAGGAAAAGGAGAGGCTAATTACGATATGTATAGAGGTAACTTTAAAATTACTGATTATTTAGAAGAAAGAATTCCTTTAAAAAACTTCGAAGTAACAAAAAATGAAAAAAATCATTTTGAGATTAATCTTTTTGATCACCATCAATTAAAACTAACGTTAATTGGAAAGCAAAAAGAGGGAAAAACAAAAATTTATTTTTCTTCTGAAGACAAATTTGATAATAGAATTTGGATTAGAATTGTTGCTGAAGAGGATGAAAAAATTTATGGTTGTGGAGAGCAATTAAGTTATTTTAATTTAAGAGGGAAAAATTTCCCTCTATGGACTTCTGAACCTGGTGTTGGAAGAAATAAAAATACTTATACAACTTGGCAAGCAGATGTAAAGGATAAAGCTGGGGGAGATTACTACAATACTAACTACCCTGAGCCAACATATATTTCTACAAGAAAATATTATTGTCATTTAGAAAGTACTGCCTATTTAGATTTTGATTTTAGAAATAAAAAATTCCACGAATTACAATGTTGGAATATTCCAGAATTCATTTTATTTGAAACTGGAAAAACTTTCTTAGATATCCAAGAAAAATTAACTGCAAACTTTGGAAGACAACCAAAACTTCCTGAGTGGGTATACGATGGACTTATTTTAGGACTACAAGGAGGAACCGAAGTAGTTCTAGATAAGTTAAATAAAGCTTTAGATGCTGGAATTAAAGTTTCTGGAGTTTGGTGTCAAGATTGGCAAGGAAAAAGAATTACATCTTTTGGAAAGAGATTAAATTGGAACTGGAAATGGTCTCCAGAAGAATATCCAAATTTAGATGTAGAAATAAAGAAGTTAAAAGAAAGAGGAATTAAATTCTTAGGATATATTAATCCATATGTTATTGAAGGATATGATTTATACGAGGAAGCTAAAGCTAACGGTTATTTAGCAACTAAATTGGATGGTAGTGATTACACTGTTGATTTTGGTGAATTTTACTGTGGTGTTGTAGATTTTACTAATCCTAAAGCTTGTGAATGGTATAAAAATGTTATTAAAACAAATTTAATTGATTTTGGATTAGATGGATGGATGGCAGATTTTGGTGAATATCTACCTACAGATTGTAAACTTAGCAATGGATTAAGCGCTGAAGTTATGCATAATGCTTGGCCTGCAATGTGGGCTAAAATAAATTATGAAGCAGTTAAAGAAGCTGGAAAGCTAGAGGAAATTGTTTACTTTATGAGAGCTGGTTTCACAGGAACACAAAAGTATTGTACTTTAATTTGGGCAGGAGATCAGAGTGTTGATTTCTCTCTTGATGATGGATTAGCTTCTGTTATACCTGCTGCACTTTCTGTAGGAATGACTGGAAATGGTTTATCTCATAGTGATATTGGAGGATATACTTCTTTACATGGAAATAAAAGAAACAGAGAACTTCTTTTAAGATGGGCTGAGATGGCTGCTTTCACTCCTGTTATGAGAACTCATGAAGGAAATAGACCAGATGATAATTACCAGCATGATGGAGATATTGGAGCGATGAAATTCTTTGCAAGAATAACTGATATTTATACATCTCTTAAACCTTATATGAAAACATTAGTTGAGGAAAATACAAAATATGGAATTCCTGTTCAAAGACCTATTTTCTTCCACTATGAAAATGATCTTAGAAGTTATGATATAAAATATCAATATCTTTTAGGAGAAGATCTTTTAGTTGCTCCAGTTCATCAAGAATATATGGAAAAATGGAATGTTTATCTTCCTGAAGATAATTGGGTTCATTTATGGACTGGTGAAGAATATACAGGTGGTGATTATGAAGTTTCTGCTAGATTAGGTTACCCTCCTGTTTTTTATAAAAAAAATAGTAAGTGGAAATCACTATTTCAAGAAATTGGAGCTAAGTAA
- a CDS encoding class I SAM-dependent methyltransferase, giving the protein MNNKENIWNETFKKYSPEELGWYEEVPEISLELIKRYCLEKKELILDAGCGRGNLILNLLKNEYKNILGIDFSSEAIKKLSTDIENNLEKKEYDLLLQVKNLAKPIKFYSKGFLWHDRAVFHFLLEESEKINYIKNLNSFLKVNGFFILACFSKDNIAEKCNGFFVKKYDKEELIELFQDNFELINFDKHDYTMPWGDTRNFIYMVFKKIK; this is encoded by the coding sequence ATGAATAATAAAGAAAATATTTGGAATGAAACCTTTAAGAAATATTCTCCAGAAGAATTAGGTTGGTATGAAGAGGTACCTGAAATATCTTTGGAGTTAATAAAAAGGTATTGCTTAGAAAAGAAAGAGTTGATATTAGACGCAGGGTGTGGAAGAGGAAATCTTATTTTGAATCTTCTAAAAAATGAATATAAAAATATTTTAGGAATTGATTTTAGCTCAGAAGCAATTAAAAAGCTTTCTACAGATATAGAAAATAATTTAGAAAAAAAAGAGTATGATTTACTTTTACAAGTTAAAAATCTTGCAAAACCAATCAAATTTTATTCAAAAGGTTTTTTATGGCATGATAGAGCTGTTTTTCATTTTTTATTAGAAGAATCTGAAAAAATAAATTATATAAAAAATTTAAATAGTTTTTTAAAAGTAAATGGTTTCTTTATTTTAGCTTGTTTTTCTAAAGATAATATAGCTGAGAAATGCAATGGATTCTTTGTAAAAAAATATGATAAAGAAGAGTTAATAGAATTATTTCAAGATAATTTTGAATTAATAAATTTTGATAAACATGATTATACTATGCCATGGGGAGATACTCGGAATTTTATATATATGGTTTTTAAAAAAATAAAATAA
- a CDS encoding NAD(P)-dependent oxidoreductase produces the protein MTMRIGFIGLGLMGEPMSSNIINKLENEVLVFDIDSEKVKKMEELGAIGVKSVKEIGETADVVISMVPKSEHVQSVYNELLKVAKKNQIFIDMSTIDPQISKELSKKIAEKGAVMLDAPVVKSVPAAVSGTLGIYVGGNEETYKNIKFILECMGNNIIYLGDNGSGLVMKLCHNTLVSQIQNGVNEMITLSQKSGIPTEDFIKAISYGGGQNFYLDGKGKAIIDNNFTTAFSIENMHKDVHLTGNLLDELGLNLPGVRIVQGIYDEAINRGYGKEDFCATIKVVRD, from the coding sequence TTGACAATGAGAATAGGATTTATCGGTCTTGGATTAATGGGAGAACCTATGAGTTCAAACATTATAAATAAATTAGAAAATGAAGTTTTAGTATTTGATATCGATTCAGAAAAAGTTAAAAAAATGGAAGAACTTGGTGCTATCGGAGTAAAATCTGTAAAAGAAATTGGAGAAACTGCAGATGTAGTTATATCTATGGTTCCAAAGAGTGAACATGTACAAAGTGTTTATAATGAACTTTTAAAAGTAGCTAAGAAAAATCAAATATTTATAGATATGAGTACTATAGATCCTCAAATTTCTAAAGAATTATCTAAAAAGATTGCTGAAAAAGGAGCAGTTATGTTAGATGCTCCAGTTGTAAAATCTGTTCCTGCAGCTGTTTCTGGAACATTAGGAATTTACGTTGGAGGAAATGAAGAAACTTACAAAAATATCAAATTCATACTTGAGTGTATGGGAAATAACATAATCTATTTAGGAGATAATGGAAGTGGACTTGTTATGAAGCTTTGTCATAATACTCTAGTTTCTCAAATCCAAAATGGAGTTAATGAAATGATTACTCTTTCTCAAAAAAGTGGAATACCCACAGAAGATTTCATAAAAGCAATCTCTTATGGTGGAGGACAAAATTTTTATTTAGACGGAAAGGGAAAAGCTATTATAGATAATAATTTTACAACTGCTTTTTCAATCGAAAATATGCATAAAGATGTTCATTTAACTGGAAATCTTTTAGATGAATTAGGTCTTAATCTTCCTGGAGTTAGAATAGTCCAAGGAATTTATGATGAGGCTATTAATAGAGGTTATGGAAAAGAAGATTTTTGTGCAACTATTAAAGTTGTTAGAGATTAA
- a CDS encoding solute:sodium symporter family transporter → MGLTIVSFLFFTILVAVISWWKTKSEKLDTADGYFLAGRGLSGMVIAGSMLLTNISAEQMVGLSGQAYSRGISGMAWETTAAIATIALAMFFLPNYLKRGFTTMPQFLEERYDSGTRKLVSILLLIGYVLISTPAALYAGAVAFNQVFNLTDLLGVTYVQSIWILVWVIGIIGSIYAIFGGLKAVAVSDTINGIGLVVGGLAVPFFGLLYLGEGKLMTGLNQVISTHTEKLNAVGTVTDPVPFGTLFTGMIFANLFYWCTNQVLIQRTLGAANLKEGQKGVLMSGFMKVLIPLIVSFPGVIAYHIFKGQLEMGDAAYPALVSLVLPKYLTGFYCAVIFGAVLSTYNSLLNSAATLFCFDIYKPVFNPNVNDEKLIKVAKMVATFLAIFSMFVAPLTMYAEGGLFEVMRRFTGFFNIPTIAIVLVGFFSKKVTALSAKVSVIGHIILYTLLIFILKVKINYIHVMGILFVIDALIMFTISALKPEKSYEAKILKPAVDMKPWKRFPEVATLLLGLMVFTYILLSPLGIVSVEKEIGDIVGPKFKYSIIILLVGMAAVYSIFKKVIGSVHAKAELEEENRISEENEILQVSID, encoded by the coding sequence ATGGGGTTAACAATAGTATCTTTCTTATTCTTCACAATTTTAGTTGCTGTAATTTCTTGGTGGAAAACAAAAAGTGAAAAACTTGATACTGCTGATGGATATTTTTTAGCAGGTAGAGGTCTTTCTGGAATGGTAATAGCTGGATCTATGCTTTTAACTAATATATCCGCAGAACAAATGGTCGGTTTAAGTGGTCAAGCCTATTCTAGAGGTATTAGTGGTATGGCCTGGGAAACTACTGCTGCTATAGCAACAATTGCTTTAGCTATGTTTTTTCTGCCTAATTACTTAAAAAGAGGATTTACAACTATGCCTCAATTTCTAGAAGAAAGATATGATTCTGGAACTAGAAAACTTGTATCTATTTTACTATTAATAGGATATGTTTTAATCTCAACTCCTGCAGCACTTTACGCTGGAGCGGTAGCTTTCAATCAAGTTTTTAATTTGACTGATTTACTTGGAGTAACTTATGTTCAATCAATTTGGATTCTAGTTTGGGTTATTGGAATCATTGGAAGTATTTATGCTATATTCGGTGGTCTAAAAGCTGTTGCTGTTTCTGATACTATTAATGGTATTGGTCTTGTTGTTGGTGGTTTAGCTGTTCCTTTCTTTGGATTACTTTATTTAGGTGAAGGTAAATTAATGACTGGATTAAACCAAGTTATTAGTACACATACTGAAAAATTAAATGCTGTTGGTACTGTAACTGATCCTGTTCCTTTTGGAACCCTTTTTACAGGAATGATTTTTGCCAACTTATTTTACTGGTGTACAAATCAAGTTCTTATTCAAAGAACACTTGGAGCAGCTAATTTAAAAGAAGGACAAAAAGGAGTTTTAATGTCTGGATTTATGAAAGTTCTAATTCCTTTAATTGTTAGTTTTCCAGGTGTTATAGCTTACCATATATTTAAAGGACAATTAGAAATGGGAGATGCTGCTTATCCTGCATTAGTTTCACTAGTTTTACCTAAATATCTAACTGGATTCTATTGTGCTGTTATTTTCGGTGCTGTCTTAAGTACATATAACTCTTTATTAAATAGTGCTGCTACATTATTTTGTTTCGATATTTACAAACCAGTTTTTAATCCAAATGTAAATGATGAAAAATTAATAAAAGTCGCTAAAATGGTAGCTACATTCTTGGCTATTTTCAGTATGTTTGTTGCTCCTCTTACTATGTATGCTGAAGGTGGGCTGTTTGAAGTTATGAGAAGATTTACCGGTTTCTTCAATATTCCAACAATTGCAATTGTTTTAGTTGGATTCTTTTCTAAAAAAGTTACAGCTTTATCAGCTAAAGTCTCTGTAATTGGTCATATTATTCTTTACACTTTACTGATATTTATTTTAAAAGTAAAAATTAATTATATTCATGTTATGGGAATTTTATTTGTAATTGATGCTTTAATTATGTTTACTATTTCAGCTTTAAAACCTGAAAAATCTTATGAAGCAAAAATATTAAAACCTGCAGTTGACATGAAACCTTGGAAAAGATTTCCTGAAGTTGCAACTTTACTTCTTGGATTAATGGTCTTTACATACATCTTATTATCTCCTCTAGGAATTGTTTCTGTAGAAAAAGAAATTGGAGATATTGTTGGTCCTAAGTTTAAATATTCTATAATAATCTTATTAGTTGGCATGGCTGCAGTTTATTCTATATTCAAAAAAGTAATTGGTTCTGTTCATGCTAAAGCTGAACTTGAAGAAGAAAATAGAATATCTGAAGAAAATGAAATTTTACAAGTTAGCATTGACTAA
- a CDS encoding transaldolase family protein produces the protein MKYFLDSAKLNEIEYAYENYGIDGVTTNPRHIMLSGKPFLKVIEDLAQWVKEKDIVGYEKFPISVEINPNLDKWEDMVSEGQKISAYSPNFIIKIPCNEQGLIAARKLEEKGVRTNVTLVFSPSQALPVAKLGAKFVSPFVGWKENAGDDTAQYIQDIVDIYAIHEFDTEIIVAAVRNGKQIADAAKAGADIVTCGLDVYKASFEHPFTDYGLGVFRKAWDETAK, from the coding sequence ATGAAATATTTTTTAGACAGTGCAAAATTAAATGAAATTGAGTATGCTTATGAGAACTATGGAATTGATGGTGTTACTACAAACCCTAGACATATAATGTTAAGTGGAAAACCATTTTTAAAAGTAATTGAAGATTTAGCACAATGGGTAAAAGAAAAAGATATCGTAGGATATGAGAAGTTTCCAATCTCTGTTGAAATAAATCCAAATTTAGATAAATGGGAAGATATGGTTTCTGAAGGACAAAAAATTTCTGCTTATTCTCCAAACTTTATCATAAAAATCCCTTGTAATGAGCAAGGATTAATAGCTGCAAGAAAATTAGAAGAAAAAGGAGTTAGAACTAACGTTACTTTAGTATTTTCTCCATCACAAGCTTTACCTGTTGCAAAATTGGGAGCAAAATTCGTTTCTCCATTTGTTGGTTGGAAAGAAAATGCTGGTGACGACACAGCTCAATACATTCAAGATATAGTTGATATCTATGCTATCCACGAATTTGATACTGAAATTATAGTTGCTGCTGTTAGAAACGGAAAACAAATTGCTGATGCTGCTAAAGCTGGTGCTGATATAGTTACTTGTGGATTAGATGTTTATAAAGCAAGCTTCGAGCATCCATTCACAGATTATGGATTAGGTGTATTCAGAAAAGCATGGGATGAAACTGCAAAGTAA
- a CDS encoding DUF4867 family protein, whose amino-acid sequence MLNKLNQLNNLEILSCSSKEFEKYGKVISGYDFNELVQYTEKNTNIPPSGNIYVGSVNEMEGITPLFSSLKNNFYGEMDIQVGYCNGNNSFLNGLEYHKSSEINVAVTDLVLLLANTLEIENSQINSSVVKAFFLPKGTAVELYQTTMHFAPCKVTNSGFKCVVILPKETNTDITLEEKNILTEEDKYLFKKNKWLLVHGDKQDLIAKGAFHGISGENLEVKF is encoded by the coding sequence ATGCTTAATAAATTAAATCAATTAAATAATTTAGAAATATTATCTTGTTCTAGTAAAGAATTTGAAAAATATGGTAAGGTAATATCTGGATACGATTTTAATGAGTTAGTGCAATATACTGAAAAGAATACAAATATTCCTCCTAGTGGTAACATATATGTTGGTTCTGTAAATGAAATGGAGGGGATTACCCCTCTATTTTCATCTTTAAAGAACAATTTTTATGGAGAAATGGATATTCAAGTAGGATATTGCAATGGTAACAACTCATTTTTAAATGGATTAGAATATCATAAATCTAGTGAAATAAATGTAGCTGTAACTGATTTAGTTTTACTTCTTGCAAATACACTAGAAATTGAAAATAGTCAAATAAATAGCTCTGTTGTAAAAGCATTTTTCTTGCCTAAAGGGACTGCTGTAGAACTTTATCAAACAACAATGCATTTTGCCCCTTGTAAAGTTACAAATAGTGGGTTCAAATGTGTTGTTATTCTACCTAAGGAAACTAATACCGATATAACATTAGAAGAAAAAAATATTTTAACAGAAGAGGATAAATATCTTTTCAAAAAAAATAAATGGCTACTTGTTCATGGGGATAAACAAGATTTAATAGCTAAAGGGGCCTTTCATGGAATTTCGGGGGAAAATCTAGAGGTTAAGTTTTAA
- a CDS encoding BglG family transcription antiterminator, producing the protein MNKRMYEILKFMIQENGKTNLKDISSFTSVNERTIRYDIEKINEIFITQGFNNIEKLSKGELYHSNISEINIFIKKNFKQIFFNEYRQIIILIKVLFEGEICISKLCEDFDLTRTTIKTDLVEIKKILKENFLKLEVSNLGLKLIGSETNLRSLQLKLINEYGNVVLEQNLEQNYIYSLIKNNFLNIEIKEIEKFINYIVKQLNIIITDETYFILKNYILIMIKRIKSNHEIEEINNIKFYKETIEYDILKKSISLIEANFNLEISDIELVKLTDYFLGCSNFSLNNSSYKNWLEIEIIVKKIVLQFKKLHKIDLTSDEILINGLVNHIKPALHRIKNGLKLQNSISKEVLKKYPLLYKDTKESLDTIQEFLEIPINEDEISFITLHFKTAIDRYKAKQKQTKNIILICGYGYGTSKLLEQQLKQRYNINILETIPLNQLNNIDLSQKIDLIITTLNTVEVNTDIPIVSINTILKEEDIETLDLYNLPKYSDKISLSLIFKIIKKHCKINNKTDLISDLKNILENKIIDDIEQSGKKLSEFIITEQIKLKQNATTWQEAIEIAGKILVDSGCVNDNYIQTMINKVEKYGSYIVITNLLAIPHGELSEDVNHSGMALVSLKEPVDFPQHKPVKYLLAFCGTVSKDYLNALTLFLELVDNCDFLNIIDKENSEKKIIDTIKKYEFLSKVLLEKK; encoded by the coding sequence ATGAACAAGAGAATGTATGAAATATTGAAATTCATGATTCAAGAAAATGGAAAAACAAATTTAAAAGATATTTCATCTTTCACATCAGTCAATGAAAGAACTATCAGATACGACATTGAGAAAATTAATGAAATATTTATTACACAGGGTTTCAACAATATTGAAAAATTAAGTAAAGGCGAGCTTTATCATAGTAATATTTCTGAAATTAATATTTTTATTAAAAAGAACTTTAAACAAATATTTTTTAATGAATATAGACAAATTATAATCTTAATTAAAGTTTTATTCGAAGGAGAAATATGTATTTCCAAACTATGTGAAGATTTTGACTTAACTCGAACAACTATAAAAACAGATTTGGTTGAAATAAAAAAAATTCTTAAAGAAAATTTTCTTAAATTAGAGGTTTCTAATCTAGGTTTAAAACTGATTGGAAGCGAAACTAATTTGAGAAGTTTACAACTTAAATTAATAAATGAATATGGAAATGTTGTTTTAGAACAAAATTTAGAACAAAATTACATTTATAGTTTAATTAAAAATAATTTTTTAAACATAGAAATAAAAGAAATTGAAAAATTTATAAATTATATTGTAAAACAATTAAATATAATTATTACTGACGAAACATATTTTATACTAAAAAATTATATTTTAATTATGATTAAAAGAATAAAAAGTAATCACGAAATTGAAGAAATTAATAATATTAAATTTTATAAAGAAACAATTGAATACGATATTCTTAAAAAAAGTATTTCTCTTATTGAAGCAAACTTTAATCTTGAAATTTCAGATATTGAGCTAGTTAAATTAACTGATTATTTCTTAGGATGTAGTAATTTTTCTTTAAATAATTCTTCCTATAAAAATTGGCTTGAAATAGAAATTATTGTAAAAAAAATTGTTCTTCAATTTAAAAAATTACATAAAATAGATTTAACTTCTGATGAAATTTTAATAAATGGTTTAGTTAACCATATAAAGCCTGCTCTTCATAGAATAAAAAATGGTTTAAAACTTCAAAATTCAATTTCTAAGGAAGTTTTAAAAAAATATCCATTATTATATAAAGACACAAAAGAATCTTTAGATACTATACAGGAATTTTTAGAGATTCCAATTAATGAAGATGAAATTTCATTTATAACCTTACATTTTAAAACTGCTATAGATAGATATAAAGCTAAACAAAAGCAGACAAAAAATATTATTTTAATCTGTGGCTATGGTTATGGAACTTCAAAACTACTAGAACAGCAACTTAAACAACGTTATAATATTAATATTTTAGAAACAATTCCACTAAACCAACTAAATAATATTGATCTTTCTCAAAAAATAGATTTAATAATTACAACTTTAAATACTGTTGAAGTTAATACTGATATTCCAATAGTTTCTATAAATACTATTTTAAAAGAAGAAGATATTGAAACTTTAGATTTATACAATTTGCCTAAATATTCTGATAAAATATCTTTATCTCTTATTTTTAAAATTATTAAAAAACATTGTAAGATTAATAATAAAACTGATTTAATTAGTGATTTAAAAAATATACTTGAAAATAAAATTATTGATGACATCGAGCAAAGCGGTAAAAAACTTTCTGAATTTATAATTACAGAACAAATAAAATTAAAACAAAATGCAACAACTTGGCAAGAAGCTATTGAAATTGCAGGAAAAATTCTTGTAGATTCTGGATGTGTCAATGATAACTATATCCAAACTATGATTAACAAAGTCGAAAAATATGGCTCATATATAGTTATAACTAATCTTTTAGCTATTCCACACGGTGAACTTTCTGAAGATGTTAATCATTCTGGAATGGCTTTAGTATCATTAAAAGAACCTGTCGATTTTCCTCAACATAAACCTGTTAAATATCTATTAGCTTTTTGTGGAACTGTTTCGAAAGATTATTTAAATGCATTAACTTTATTTTTAGAATTAGTTGATAACTGTGATTTTTTAAATATTATTGACAAAGAGAATTCTGAGAAAAAAATAATTGACACAATAAAAAAATATGAATTTCTATCAAAAGTTCTATTAGAAAAAAAATAA
- a CDS encoding ROK family protein, translating into MVTGMNMENLKNNNKIAILSYLNRNGESSRKKIAEGLKLTTATLTILTNELIEEGIVKELGALTEGKVGRKQILIDINQNSKFSIGIEISRNNIYYNLINLKAEVIESNTWKYIEPLSEDYLIEILKYIQEKTFSLKNLILGIGITVYGGLDENDEWKIGITNIKKIIEKNLNFPTFIQNNIRALALAEQYLNKKEKNFWLVKYGPGVGAAIIMNGKLVEGYKRMAGDIGHIVFEENKEVCKMCGQIGCLESEINFNKTIKDFDSKVKKQNPILNNEKDFEYILRLSKFDNNAKLEKNLEKLAKAIAIGAGILDSNKIILAGDILKEKEIFNILEKYIIKNSPILHKEDIIFMDDYVEKRKKSSGILVLKHFYNY; encoded by the coding sequence ATGGTTACAGGAATGAATATGGAAAACTTAAAAAACAATAATAAAATAGCAATCCTCTCCTATTTAAATAGAAATGGAGAAAGTTCTAGAAAAAAAATAGCTGAGGGTTTAAAATTAACAACCGCCACTTTAACTATTTTAACAAATGAATTAATTGAAGAAGGAATTGTAAAAGAATTAGGAGCATTAACAGAAGGTAAAGTTGGTAGAAAACAAATTTTAATAGATATAAATCAAAATTCTAAATTTTCAATAGGTATTGAAATTTCAAGAAATAATATTTATTATAATTTAATAAATCTAAAAGCTGAAGTTATAGAAAGTAATACTTGGAAATATATTGAACCTCTTTCTGAAGATTATTTGATAGAAATTCTAAAATATATACAAGAAAAAACTTTTAGTTTAAAAAATTTAATTTTAGGAATAGGAATTACTGTTTATGGTGGATTAGATGAAAATGATGAATGGAAAATTGGAATTACTAATATAAAAAAAATCATTGAAAAGAATTTAAATTTTCCCACATTTATACAAAATAATATTAGAGCTTTAGCTTTAGCAGAACAATATTTAAATAAAAAAGAAAAAAATTTTTGGTTAGTTAAATATGGTCCTGGAGTAGGAGCTGCCATTATTATGAATGGAAAATTAGTTGAAGGTTATAAACGAATGGCTGGAGACATTGGTCACATAGTTTTTGAAGAAAATAAAGAAGTCTGTAAAATGTGTGGTCAAATAGGGTGTTTAGAGTCTGAAATTAATTTTAATAAGACAATTAAAGATTTTGATTCTAAAGTAAAAAAACAAAACCCTATTTTAAATAACGAAAAAGATTTTGAATATATTTTAAGACTTTCTAAATTTGATAATAATGCTAAATTAGAAAAAAATTTAGAGAAACTAGCTAAAGCAATCGCTATTGGAGCTGGAATTTTAGATTCTAACAAAATAATTTTAGCAGGAGATATTTTGAAAGAAAAGGAAATTTTTAATATTCTTGAAAAATATATTATAAAAAATAGTCCAATTCTTCATAAAGAGGATATAATCTTTATGGATGATTATGTTGAAAAAAGAAAAAAATCATCTGGTATTCTTGTTTTAAAACATTTTTATAACTATTAA